From Saccharothrix espanaensis DSM 44229, the proteins below share one genomic window:
- a CDS encoding alpha/beta hydrolase → MPRRRHAALLLVALSALGACSAGPSTRPVIAVHGAGEQTEAPAPTGPREVPPLENFQSTLTWSSCTDSTKARMGSAAPAGDQQYECARLTVKLDVPNRPGRGALGMSLLKVGTGGTALVVVGDPDGEPGTLKAARLAASLPPALLSTFSLIGVDRRGTGKSDGVQCVPEVARAGIVESDPDSPTQDELLESIGRASQECVLDLENRLPAVDSWRTSADLEQLREALGTAHLNAIGVGDGSKVLTLYASRYPDRVGRMVFDGAPDPALDVPGVAQAQAVAAEETFAAFQKDCVIRSCALGSDATKRFTALLDSLRTKKIRGNDLDLTAGTAVSAVLAGLADRARWPALADALVAAEQGNGAPLTDFVRPQVVDRDDNPPLLDPGIVTRCNDTTTRIPPERVKSMADDWRTKQPLFGAWYARRLLLCGPFPVPPLPKAPKLSSAPPVLVLSTATDPVTPQGGTERAAQALPAGVVVGWQGGGHGALVQSACATQAAVEFLTDAKLPTSGTVCPP, encoded by the coding sequence GTGCCGCGTCGGCGTCACGCCGCCCTGTTGCTGGTGGCCCTGAGCGCGCTCGGCGCGTGCAGCGCGGGCCCGTCGACCCGGCCGGTGATCGCCGTGCACGGTGCCGGCGAGCAGACCGAGGCCCCGGCCCCGACCGGCCCCCGCGAGGTTCCCCCGCTGGAGAACTTCCAGTCGACCCTCACCTGGTCGTCGTGCACCGACTCGACCAAGGCCCGGATGGGGTCCGCCGCGCCGGCGGGCGACCAGCAGTACGAGTGCGCGCGGCTGACCGTGAAGCTCGACGTGCCCAACCGGCCGGGGCGCGGCGCGCTGGGCATGTCGCTGCTCAAGGTCGGCACGGGCGGCACCGCGCTGGTCGTGGTGGGCGACCCGGACGGCGAGCCGGGCACGCTCAAGGCGGCCCGGTTGGCGGCGTCGCTGCCGCCCGCGCTGCTGAGCACGTTCTCGCTGATCGGGGTGGACCGGCGGGGTACCGGCAAGTCCGACGGCGTGCAGTGCGTGCCGGAGGTGGCGCGGGCCGGGATCGTCGAGTCCGACCCGGACAGCCCGACCCAGGACGAGCTGCTGGAGTCGATCGGGCGGGCCAGCCAGGAGTGCGTGCTGGACCTGGAGAACCGGCTGCCGGCCGTGGACTCGTGGCGCACGTCGGCGGACCTGGAGCAGTTGCGGGAGGCGCTGGGCACCGCGCACCTCAACGCGATCGGCGTCGGCGACGGGTCGAAGGTGCTGACCCTGTACGCGAGCCGCTACCCGGACCGGGTGGGGCGGATGGTGTTCGACGGCGCGCCGGACCCGGCGCTGGACGTGCCGGGGGTGGCGCAGGCGCAGGCGGTCGCGGCGGAGGAGACCTTCGCGGCCTTCCAGAAGGACTGCGTTATCCGGTCGTGCGCGCTCGGGTCGGACGCCACGAAGCGGTTCACCGCGCTGCTGGACTCGTTGCGCACCAAGAAGATCCGGGGCAACGACCTGGACCTGACGGCGGGCACGGCGGTGTCGGCGGTGCTGGCGGGGCTGGCCGACCGGGCGAGGTGGCCGGCGCTGGCCGACGCGCTGGTGGCGGCCGAGCAGGGCAACGGCGCGCCGCTGACCGACTTCGTGCGCCCGCAGGTGGTGGACCGCGACGACAACCCGCCGCTGCTCGACCCGGGCATCGTGACCAGGTGCAACGACACCACGACCCGGATCCCGCCGGAGCGGGTGAAGAGCATGGCCGACGACTGGCGGACCAAGCAGCCGCTGTTCGGGGCCTGGTACGCGCGGCGGCTGCTGCTGTGCGGGCCGTTCCCGGTGCCGCCGCTGCCGAAGGCGCCCAAGCTGTCCAGCGCGCCGCCGGTCCTGGTGCTGAGCACCGCGACCGACCCGGTCACGCCGCAGGGCGGCACCGAGCGGGCGGCGCAGGCGCTGCCCGCCGGGGTCGTGGTGGGGTGGCAGGGCGGCGGGCACGGCGCGCTGGTGCAGTCGGCGTGCGCGACGCAGGCCGCGGTCGAATTCCTGACCGATGCAAAACTGCCCACCAGCGGCACGGTCTGCCCGCCCTGA
- a CDS encoding EamA family transporter, whose product MGDVVMVHVEGSPERRVSGSGPFAAAVRAFGAIPPPALVLLGVVSVQVGAAVAKQLFGMAGPMGTVALRLALAALVLVVVWRPSFRVDKRTLLVIGGYGVVLGAMNLTFYQAIERIPLGAAVTIEFLGPLAVAVLGSRRWLDGLWALLAAAGVVLLTRVDGGLDPVGVLFALGAAVCWAGYILLAAALGSRTSDGRGLAMAMVFAAVVVLPFGIADAGAALLDPVVLIAGAAVALLSSVIPYSLELEALRRIPPRVFGILMSLEPAVAAVAGLILLHEALRPAQWVAVCCVVLASVGATRTARPPEV is encoded by the coding sequence ATGGGCGACGTGGTCATGGTGCACGTCGAGGGTTCCCCTGAGCGGCGGGTTTCCGGTTCCGGGCCGTTCGCCGCCGCTGTCCGCGCGTTCGGCGCGATCCCGCCGCCGGCGCTCGTCCTGCTCGGTGTGGTCAGCGTCCAGGTCGGTGCCGCGGTCGCCAAGCAGCTGTTCGGCATGGCCGGCCCGATGGGCACCGTCGCCCTGCGGCTCGCGCTGGCCGCGCTGGTGCTGGTGGTCGTCTGGCGGCCGTCGTTCCGGGTCGACAAGCGCACCCTGCTGGTCATCGGCGGCTACGGCGTCGTGCTCGGCGCCATGAACCTGACCTTCTACCAGGCCATCGAGCGCATCCCGCTGGGCGCGGCGGTCACCATCGAGTTCCTCGGCCCGCTCGCGGTGGCCGTGCTCGGGTCGCGCCGCTGGCTCGACGGCCTGTGGGCGCTGCTGGCCGCCGCGGGCGTGGTGCTGCTGACCAGGGTCGACGGCGGTCTGGACCCGGTCGGCGTGCTGTTCGCGCTGGGTGCGGCGGTCTGCTGGGCCGGGTACATCCTGCTGGCCGCGGCGCTGGGCAGCCGCACGTCGGACGGGCGCGGGCTGGCGATGGCGATGGTGTTCGCGGCGGTGGTCGTGCTGCCGTTCGGCATCGCCGACGCGGGCGCGGCGCTGCTCGACCCGGTGGTGCTGATCGCCGGCGCGGCGGTGGCGCTGCTGTCGTCGGTCATCCCGTACTCGCTGGAGCTGGAGGCCCTGCGCCGGATCCCGCCCCGGGTGTTCGGCATCCTGATGAGCCTGGAACCGGCCGTCGCGGCGGTGGCCGGGCTGATCCTGCTGCACGAGGCGCTGCGTCCCGCACAATGGGTGGCGGTGTGCTGCGTCGTCCTGGCATCGGTCGGGGCGACCAGGACCGCGCGACCCCCGGAGGTCTGA
- a CDS encoding DUF1801 domain-containing protein, with protein sequence MVQSKAATVEEYLGELPDDRRDAVAEVREVILANLPEGYDEGMAWGMITYSVPLSRSGATYNGKPLGYVALASQKNYLSLYLTCVDGGREQEFRAEFEAAGHKLDMGRSCVRFKRVADLPLDVIGREVARYPVDEFLALATAARSTR encoded by the coding sequence GTGGTGCAGAGCAAGGCGGCGACGGTCGAGGAATACCTGGGCGAGCTGCCGGACGACCGGCGCGACGCCGTGGCCGAGGTGCGGGAGGTGATCCTGGCCAACCTGCCCGAGGGCTACGACGAGGGCATGGCGTGGGGGATGATCACCTACTCGGTGCCGTTGAGCCGGTCCGGCGCGACCTACAACGGCAAGCCGCTCGGGTACGTGGCGCTGGCGTCCCAGAAGAACTACCTGTCGCTGTACCTGACCTGCGTGGACGGCGGGCGTGAGCAGGAGTTCCGGGCCGAGTTCGAGGCGGCCGGCCACAAGCTCGACATGGGCAGGTCCTGCGTCCGCTTCAAGCGCGTCGCCGACCTGCCGCTGGACGTGATCGGCCGCGAGGTGGCCCGCTACCCGGTCGACGAGTTCCTGGCCCTGGCGACCGCGGCCCGCTCCACCCGATAG
- a CDS encoding ATP-dependent DNA ligase, giving the protein MALPLNPPVQPMLANAVDKIPTGSDWVFEPKWDGYRCLVFRDGDELTLQSRSGKPLNRYFPEAVAALLRTLPERVVVDGELVVAKNDKLDFDALSERIHPAASRVQLLAEQTPASFVAFDLLAVGDEVLLDEPCTTRRDRLEGLVTPGDSLYLTPATADGELAAQWFELFEGAGLDGVIGKPASAGYSPGKRTMIKVKHQRTAECVVAGLRWHKDTEPGTAVGSLLLGLHDDRGVLHHVGVVGSFKAAERRALAEEFAGLITEGDHPWLVEPDGRRLPGEVNRWRGKHADWVPLRPERVLEIAYSQTEGAAPARLRHNGQFRRWRPDRTPESCGYDQLDQPARYDVESVLRGEVKPA; this is encoded by the coding sequence GTGGCGCTCCCGCTGAACCCTCCCGTGCAGCCGATGCTGGCCAACGCGGTGGACAAGATCCCGACCGGCTCGGACTGGGTGTTCGAACCCAAGTGGGACGGCTACCGCTGCCTGGTGTTCCGCGACGGCGACGAGCTGACCCTCCAGTCCCGCAGCGGCAAGCCGCTCAACCGGTACTTCCCGGAGGCGGTGGCGGCGCTGCTGCGCACCCTGCCGGAGCGGGTCGTGGTGGACGGCGAGCTGGTCGTGGCGAAGAACGACAAGCTGGACTTCGACGCGTTGTCCGAGCGCATCCACCCGGCGGCCAGCCGGGTGCAGCTGCTGGCCGAGCAGACACCCGCGAGCTTCGTGGCCTTCGACCTGCTCGCGGTGGGCGACGAGGTGCTGCTCGACGAGCCGTGCACGACGCGGCGGGATCGGCTGGAGGGCCTGGTCACACCCGGCGACTCGCTGTACCTGACGCCCGCCACCGCGGACGGTGAACTCGCCGCGCAGTGGTTCGAGCTGTTCGAGGGCGCGGGGCTGGACGGGGTGATCGGCAAGCCCGCGTCCGCCGGGTACTCGCCGGGCAAGCGCACCATGATCAAGGTCAAGCACCAGCGGACCGCCGAGTGCGTGGTGGCGGGTCTGCGCTGGCACAAGGACACCGAGCCGGGCACGGCGGTCGGGTCGCTGCTGCTGGGGCTGCACGACGACCGGGGCGTGCTGCACCACGTGGGTGTCGTCGGGTCGTTCAAGGCGGCCGAGCGGCGGGCGCTGGCGGAGGAGTTCGCCGGGCTGATCACCGAGGGCGACCACCCGTGGCTGGTGGAGCCGGACGGCCGGCGGCTGCCCGGCGAGGTCAACCGGTGGCGCGGCAAGCACGCGGACTGGGTGCCGCTGCGCCCGGAGCGGGTGCTGGAGATCGCCTACTCGCAGACCGAGGGCGCGGCCCCGGCGCGGCTGCGGCACAACGGCCAGTTCCGCCGGTGGCGGCCGGACCGGACGCCTGAGTCGTGCGGCTACGACCAGCTCGACCAGCCGGCGCGCTACGACGTGGAGTCGGTGCTGCGCGGCGAGGTCAAGCCCGCCTGA
- a CDS encoding DUF6286 domain-containing protein → MRALLRFLSPFLGLAVAAVGVLVIADISWHWAGHGHLVPWPRDIRWTDDRVLTTGLITAAAGLLLLLIAMTARFRYVRLHDPSDQVIVTTTPTALARVVGHRVRAEDGVASASVTVSRRKVHVRATSALHDEASLRPRLLEVVRATVKALPIAKPPKVSVVVSSPKDRRSTPPIDRRTTPDSSTPDNAPAADHLAGTGTESR, encoded by the coding sequence GTGCGCGCGTTGCTCCGCTTCCTGTCACCGTTCCTCGGCCTGGCCGTGGCCGCCGTCGGCGTGCTGGTCATCGCGGACATCTCCTGGCACTGGGCCGGCCACGGCCACCTCGTGCCGTGGCCGCGCGACATCCGGTGGACCGACGACCGCGTCCTCACGACCGGTCTCATCACGGCGGCCGCCGGGCTCCTGCTGCTGCTGATCGCGATGACCGCCCGCTTCCGCTACGTCCGCCTGCACGACCCGTCCGACCAGGTAATCGTGACCACCACGCCGACCGCGCTGGCCCGCGTCGTCGGCCACCGCGTGCGCGCGGAGGACGGGGTCGCGTCGGCCTCGGTCACCGTCTCGCGCCGCAAGGTGCACGTGCGGGCGACGAGCGCGCTGCACGACGAAGCCTCGCTCCGCCCCCGGCTCCTCGAAGTCGTCCGCGCGACGGTCAAGGCGCTGCCGATCGCGAAGCCCCCCAAGGTCTCCGTGGTCGTCAGCTCCCCCAAGGACCGCCGATCGACACCGCCGATCGACCGCCGGACCACACCCGACAGCAGCACCCCGGACAACGCACCGGCGGCAGACCACCTGGCCGGCACGGGAACGGAGAGCCGATGA
- a CDS encoding Asp23/Gls24 family envelope stress response protein: MRIGTGRVRSETTRSRLRTGRIETYTVPLSPLFESARDGAADRLGQAVDDRGSLDIHPSVLRKIAVRAVGSVPEASSGSTVKVRESGENVVDVVVRLALHYPSPVRQAAAEVRRSVADEVERLTGYHVRDVDVTVSALRPPVRSRVG, encoded by the coding sequence ATGCGGATCGGTACGGGGCGCGTCCGGAGTGAGACCACGCGATCACGGCTGCGCACGGGGCGGATCGAGACCTACACCGTGCCGTTGAGCCCGCTCTTCGAGTCCGCACGGGACGGTGCCGCGGATCGGCTCGGTCAGGCGGTGGACGATCGTGGTTCGCTCGACATCCACCCTTCCGTGCTGCGGAAGATCGCGGTGCGGGCGGTGGGTTCGGTGCCCGAGGCTTCATCCGGCTCCACCGTGAAGGTCCGGGAGAGCGGCGAGAACGTGGTCGACGTCGTCGTCCGGCTCGCGCTGCACTACCCCTCCCCCGTCCGGCAGGCCGCCGCCGAGGTCCGGCGCAGCGTCGCCGACGAGGTGGAGCGCCTCACCGGCTACCACGTCCGCGACGTCGACGTCACCGTGTCCGCGCTGCGGCCCCCGGTCCGTTCCAGGGTGGGGTGA
- a CDS encoding Asp23/Gls24 family envelope stress response protein, giving the protein MAQNTATKPDNTPARLADDTTQGKTTIASSVVQKVAGIAAREISGVHALGGGVSRAFGALRERIPGAGTSATSGVSVEVGEKQAAIDLDIVVEYGAGIVDLARAVRRNVITAVERITGLEVIEVNIAVNDIHLPDENGESEEQQSQPSRVE; this is encoded by the coding sequence ATGGCCCAGAACACAGCGACCAAGCCCGACAACACCCCCGCCCGCCTGGCCGACGACACGACGCAGGGCAAGACGACCATCGCGTCGTCCGTCGTGCAGAAGGTCGCGGGCATCGCGGCGCGCGAGATCTCCGGCGTGCACGCGCTCGGCGGCGGCGTTTCCCGGGCGTTCGGTGCGCTGCGCGAACGAATCCCCGGTGCGGGCACCTCGGCGACGTCCGGCGTGTCGGTCGAGGTCGGCGAGAAGCAGGCGGCGATCGACCTGGACATCGTGGTCGAGTACGGGGCGGGGATCGTCGACCTGGCGCGGGCGGTGCGGCGGAACGTGATCACGGCGGTGGAGCGGATCACGGGCCTGGAGGTCATCGAGGTGAACATCGCGGTGAACGACATCCACCTGCCCGACGAGAACGGCGAGTCCGAAGAGCAGCAGTCCCAGCCCTCGCGCGTCGAGTAG
- a CDS encoding anti-sigma factor family protein, whose amino-acid sequence MSPLPCGRSADELVAYLADRDDDPALARHVDGCADCAAELAELERRWAAVRETAVTPVPTPPGLVTRVLAAVHGVRPRLGSTPVEFDQDGGRVRVSERAVLAVCRQLAVELAAELGLHVRGTDVEDGQLQVLVAARYPAPAIAAADDLRSRLAHDLVAHLGDAAPVVHVHLIDIAP is encoded by the coding sequence ATGAGCCCGCTCCCCTGCGGACGCTCGGCGGACGAGCTGGTGGCGTACCTGGCCGACCGCGACGACGACCCGGCGCTGGCCCGGCACGTCGACGGGTGCGCCGACTGCGCGGCCGAGCTGGCGGAGCTGGAACGGCGGTGGGCGGCCGTCCGGGAGACGGCGGTGACCCCGGTGCCGACGCCGCCGGGCCTGGTGACCCGCGTGCTGGCCGCCGTGCACGGCGTCCGCCCGAGACTGGGTTCCACCCCGGTCGAGTTCGACCAGGACGGCGGTCGGGTGCGGGTGTCGGAGCGGGCGGTGCTCGCGGTGTGCCGGCAGCTGGCCGTGGAGCTGGCGGCGGAGCTGGGCCTGCACGTGCGCGGGACGGACGTGGAGGACGGGCAGTTGCAGGTGCTCGTGGCCGCGCGGTACCCGGCACCGGCGATCGCGGCGGCGGACGACCTCCGGTCGAGGCTGGCCCACGACCTGGTGGCCCACCTGGGCGACGCCGCGCCGGTCGTGCACGTGCACTTGATCGACATCGCCCCCTGA
- a CDS encoding RNA polymerase sigma factor: MTADQPLLEAAVRGDTAAFDELVRRHTGRMYRVALRIVGDPVEAEDVVQDAWISAWRALPRFRGDSAASTWLYRVVTNAALAHLRRKKPTVPLESAPEPRAVDGPEASLLRNETTDVVLRAIASLEPSQRVPLVLRELEGLSYEEVAQVLGTGVPALRARLHRARVALMAKLREQR, encoded by the coding sequence GTGACAGCGGACCAGCCCCTGCTGGAGGCCGCCGTGCGCGGCGACACCGCGGCGTTCGACGAGCTGGTCCGCCGGCACACCGGGCGGATGTACCGGGTGGCGCTGCGGATCGTCGGCGACCCGGTCGAGGCCGAGGACGTGGTGCAGGACGCGTGGATCTCGGCGTGGCGGGCGCTGCCCCGGTTCCGCGGCGACTCGGCGGCGTCCACCTGGCTGTACCGGGTGGTGACCAACGCGGCGCTGGCGCACCTGCGGCGCAAGAAGCCGACCGTGCCGCTGGAGTCCGCGCCCGAGCCGAGGGCCGTGGACGGGCCGGAGGCGTCGCTGCTGCGCAACGAGACGACGGACGTCGTGCTGCGCGCCATCGCGAGCCTCGAACCGTCGCAGCGGGTGCCGCTCGTGCTGCGTGAGCTGGAGGGACTGAGCTACGAGGAGGTGGCCCAGGTGCTGGGCACGGGGGTGCCGGCCTTGCGCGCGCGGCTGCACCGGGCAAGGGTGGCCCTCATGGCGAAGCTGAGGGAGCAGCGATGA
- a CDS encoding pyrimidine reductase family protein, producing the protein MLWPPPSTDPGTAGGITDADLERLYDYPAGLDRPWVQVNFVSSVDGAVTIAGKSGGLGNPADKKVFALGRDLADVVLVGARTALIEGYRGVKAGEVRQERRARLGLSPVPPVAVVTARCSIEPTSPLITESAVRPIVLTTSAAPADRRDALADAGADVVVAGDREVNLPTALAALDERGLRRVDCEGGPTLFGALIEAGLVDVLCVTFAPVLAGGDAGRIATGPLPPAPRDLELASILRYESALLLRYRRAGA; encoded by the coding sequence ATGTTGTGGCCGCCACCTTCCACCGACCCCGGGACCGCGGGCGGGATCACCGACGCCGACCTGGAACGGCTCTACGACTACCCGGCCGGGCTGGACCGGCCGTGGGTGCAGGTCAACTTCGTGTCCAGCGTGGACGGAGCGGTGACCATCGCCGGGAAGTCCGGCGGCCTGGGCAACCCGGCGGACAAGAAGGTGTTCGCGCTGGGTCGCGACCTGGCCGACGTCGTGCTGGTCGGCGCGCGGACCGCGCTGATCGAGGGCTACCGGGGCGTCAAGGCCGGCGAGGTGCGCCAGGAGCGGCGGGCCCGGCTCGGCCTGTCGCCGGTCCCGCCGGTCGCCGTGGTCACCGCGCGGTGCTCCATCGAGCCCACCTCGCCGCTGATCACCGAGTCCGCGGTGCGGCCGATCGTGCTCACCACGTCCGCCGCGCCGGCCGACCGCCGCGACGCGCTGGCCGACGCGGGCGCGGACGTGGTGGTCGCCGGCGACCGCGAGGTGAACCTGCCCACCGCCCTGGCCGCGCTGGACGAGCGCGGGCTGCGGCGGGTCGACTGCGAGGGCGGGCCCACCCTGTTCGGCGCGCTGATCGAGGCCGGCCTGGTGGACGTGCTGTGCGTGACGTTCGCCCCGGTGCTCGCGGGCGGTGACGCCGGCCGCATCGCCACCGGCCCGCTGCCGCCGGCGCCGCGCGACCTGGAGTTGGCGTCGATCCTGCGGTACGAGAGCGCGTTGCTGCTCCGGTACCGGCGGGCGGGCGCGTGA
- the zapE gene encoding cell division protein ZapE has translation MSAPRLSDRDPRVEPDELVGAMVPPPRFDTVRFATYLPNPDEPSQAAAVEACEAFAERVSAGERGWFGSLFRKSPQDKPGLYLDGGFGVGKTHLLASIWHAVPGPKSYGTFVELTNLVGALGFAEAVRRLSAHKLLAIDEFELDDPGDTMLVTRLIKELAAAGVAVAATSNTLPDKLGEGRFAAADFLREIQSMSAKFTVVRVDGPDYRHRGLPDAPEPMTDDELTARAEGTPGATLDDFAGLCARLARLHPSRYGRLLDGVTAVHLRGVAPAPDQAVALRLVALGDRLYDRDIPVAVSGAPLSELFTEEMLRGGYRKKYLRAVSRLVALSR, from the coding sequence ATGTCAGCCCCGCGCCTGTCCGACCGCGATCCCCGCGTCGAGCCGGACGAACTGGTCGGGGCGATGGTGCCGCCGCCCCGGTTCGACACCGTCCGGTTCGCGACCTACCTGCCCAACCCGGACGAGCCGAGCCAGGCCGCGGCGGTCGAGGCGTGCGAGGCGTTCGCGGAGCGGGTGTCGGCGGGCGAGCGGGGCTGGTTCGGGTCGCTGTTCCGCAAGTCGCCGCAGGACAAGCCGGGCCTCTACCTCGACGGCGGGTTCGGCGTCGGCAAGACGCACCTGCTCGCGTCGATCTGGCACGCGGTGCCCGGCCCCAAGTCCTACGGCACGTTCGTGGAGCTGACGAACCTGGTCGGCGCGCTCGGGTTCGCCGAGGCGGTCCGCCGGCTCTCGGCGCACAAGCTGCTCGCGATCGACGAGTTCGAGCTGGACGACCCGGGCGACACGATGCTGGTGACCAGGCTGATCAAGGAGCTGGCGGCGGCGGGCGTGGCGGTCGCGGCGACGTCGAACACGCTGCCGGACAAGCTGGGCGAGGGCCGGTTCGCGGCGGCGGACTTCCTGCGCGAGATCCAGTCCATGTCGGCGAAGTTCACCGTGGTGCGGGTGGACGGCCCGGACTACCGGCACCGGGGCCTGCCCGACGCGCCGGAGCCGATGACCGACGACGAGCTGACCGCGAGGGCCGAGGGCACGCCCGGGGCGACGCTGGACGACTTCGCCGGGCTGTGCGCGCGGCTGGCGCGGCTGCACCCGTCCCGCTACGGGCGGCTGCTCGACGGGGTCACGGCCGTGCACCTGCGCGGCGTCGCGCCCGCGCCGGACCAGGCGGTGGCGTTGCGGCTGGTGGCGCTGGGCGACCGGCTCTACGACCGGGACATCCCGGTCGCGGTGTCCGGCGCGCCGCTGTCGGAGTTGTTCACCGAGGAGATGCTGCGGGGCGGCTACCGCAAGAAGTACCTGCGCGCGGTGTCCCGGCTGGTAGCCCTTTCGAGGTAG
- a CDS encoding DUF3040 domain-containing protein, giving the protein MSEAERRTLNEIEHRLAVEEPGLADVLVSGRPRHPLTTYALVATFAALGVLLIALGVVGTGLLSIGCAAITLLLRGFTLR; this is encoded by the coding sequence ATGAGCGAAGCGGAGCGCCGGACGCTGAACGAGATAGAGCACAGACTCGCCGTGGAGGAGCCGGGACTGGCCGACGTGCTGGTCAGCGGTCGCCCTCGCCACCCACTCACGACCTACGCGCTCGTGGCCACGTTCGCCGCGCTCGGCGTCCTGCTGATCGCGCTCGGCGTGGTCGGGACGGGCCTGCTGTCCATCGGCTGCGCGGCGATCACCCTGCTGCTGCGCGGTTTCACCCTCCGCTGA
- a CDS encoding ATP-binding cassette domain-containing protein, whose product MKPFDVEVFFGDRVAVLGSNGSGKSHFLRLLGGGEVAHTGAWRLGARVVPGLFAQTHQHPEWIGRTLVDILWHGDDGRSGKDRGAAMATLDRYGLAKSGDQRFETLSGGQQARFQVLLLELSGATLLLLDEPTDNLDLNSAEALQSALDEFTGTVVAVTHDRWFARTFDRFLLFRSDGEVVEVDEPVWDEQRVRRAR is encoded by the coding sequence ATGAAGCCGTTCGACGTCGAGGTGTTCTTCGGCGACCGGGTGGCGGTGCTGGGGTCCAACGGGTCGGGCAAGAGCCACTTCCTGCGGCTGCTCGGCGGCGGCGAGGTGGCGCACACCGGGGCGTGGCGGCTGGGCGCGCGGGTCGTGCCGGGGCTGTTCGCGCAGACCCACCAGCACCCGGAGTGGATCGGCCGGACGCTGGTGGACATCCTGTGGCACGGCGACGACGGCCGGTCGGGCAAGGACCGCGGCGCGGCCATGGCGACGTTGGACCGCTACGGCCTGGCCAAGTCGGGCGACCAGCGCTTCGAGACGCTGTCCGGCGGGCAGCAGGCCCGCTTCCAGGTGCTGCTGCTGGAGCTGTCCGGGGCGACGTTGCTGCTGCTCGACGAGCCGACGGACAACCTCGACCTGAACTCGGCGGAGGCGTTGCAGTCGGCGCTGGACGAGTTCACCGGGACCGTGGTCGCGGTCACCCACGACCGCTGGTTCGCCCGCACCTTCGACCGCTTCCTGCTGTTCCGGTCGGACGGCGAGGTGGTGGAGGTGGACGAACCGGTCTGGGACGAGCAGCGGGTCCGCCGCGCCCGCTGA